The window tgtaggaaactggcttctttggtacataggaacaggttgcatcaaaaactgctatatctgtatatatacagatataaagaaggctcctaacctgtccttgtcacaatccatgtctctccctgcttctctccctcatacagaacacaagatggagtgactaacccctctcCCATTCCCTGTATacatgcctgtgctcagatctcttctTTTTCGCTCCTAATCGCGCCATTCACGCCGGGAAATAGTGGGTGTTTCCTCCACGCTGTTTTTTCCCTCGTTCACTCGGCAAGAACATGTCCTGATGGCGAAATCACAAGGCCGTCCTcccttaaatgttcagtaagtgagaaaggtctgattcgccacgagatcgaacttacaaatctcgctcgctgaTCCCTATTGATGAGTTGTGTTGATTTGTGTTTCCTAAATCTGCAAATAATGCAGTTTTAAATGAACATTCTAGGCAGAAATGTGAGAATCATAATAGTCATGTCAAGTGTGCaaaatgtaaagtgtatgtagaggcaaacttttttttgtatcttttggaTAGAGAGGAGAAGGGATAGACGCTTGTCagatttttttgcagtctgtattCCCAGTTGGAAGATTCCCCTCCCTGTATTTGTCCTGGTAATCACTTCCATTGTGGACCTGATAAAGGGGAAATTTTCCAATAGGGACAAATTGCTCCAAGTTTTGACTTTGCATATATTTCAGGTGCAGAGCTTTCCCAAGTTGTGGTAATTCACTTTTTCTGCACCCACCAACTCTGAAAGATTACTTTTTGGGCAGATGGACACTTTAAATCTTTTACCCATATTTCTTTAGcttttgcatgtgtttttgtCTTCTGTGTTCCAGCTATGTTAAGAATGTGGGTCGACCTCACCCatgacttaaggtgcgtacacacttccaatttttatcgttccaatcgaacgacgaacgatcgattgggcaaaaaatcgttcgtaaaaaagtaaccaatgacgccgacgaacgaggaaagtcgctggaaacgaacgaccggaccgacggatcggattgggcgacgatcgttgaacatcgttcgtgtgtacggtcgttcgttgatcgtccatgttcagagcatgcgtgatgaacgaacgtccgttcactttcctgtcgtgcacatagttcctctatcgttcaaacgatcgtatctattgtgtgtacaatatctacgaacgatcgtgtcgttaactctatgtgcaggatcggtgctatacgatcgttcatatatatcgtgcatgaatgttcgtcgttcgttttccaacgataataattggaagtgtgtatgtagctttagtttaaTCCAATAAATTTTTTCCTATGAATGAGGATAAAAATGTCCACGTATAACTGAGCTTCATGTCTGCCTCCAGATGTTTACACTTAGCTATCTTTTATTATTACCAGCCAGCCTGCGTTTACCCTGATTAGCAATATTACTAACTGGAGGACAGAATTAGATATGTAGAGGCGGAAGTTCTGCATGCCTAGACCATTGTTACCCTCATTGTAGGTAGACAGAACGACATTTCTGGCATAGGTGGGTCTGAAGCCATAACTTCTGGGCTGGGGTTATAGGCAGGATCAGTCTCATACCATAGGTTTATAACCATGTGTGTTCCCAAAGGCAAGGTTGAGTCTTTTTAATATCATACTCAGGTAAAGAAGATTagattaatagaaaaaatattatcaagttgtgcaaatatttaatacattgtttCTAATTATAACTTGTAATCATATATGTACATGATGGCAACCATATTTGCTCATAGTACAATGTTCTTGTTCTCCATCGTGGCAACACCTTGTCactattttgtgtttgtgtggagCATGCAGTTTGTGGAGACCTTTCAGAGTGGAGCTTTCCTGCTGTCTGCTCCATGGAGGTGCCTGCCCAAGGAATTTTGGGCTGTAAGAGGATAGTTACTTTGACCTTATAGGAgtctaaatgatttatttaaaaaataattaaatcctaaataattgaatatatcattgttagaatttttatttgcaaactaaTTTGTTTTTGATATGTATGTATTGATTgagttttattatatgaaaattaatCTCTCAATACCCACTATCCCGTGAAGAAGGAGAAAACCTATCTGCAAAACGCGTCATGTACACAATACAATGGCTTTGCAAATTCTTGAATTTTCAGAGAAACACTTTTGTTGTTATTTGTGTAACATTTTAATTGGGTGAATAATAATTGTTGGTTTATTAAAACACTCTTATGTACCATATTTGTCACAAAAATCCCTTTTGTACCTCACCTTTGGAAGGGGGGttaattcccttttcttttttaatagttacattttaattagagtatttttaaaagaattttggtttccttttttaatcatttggaaGTTTGCTTTGCAATATGCAAAGGCTCCACTCCTTTAGTCAGTGGCATGGCTACAGGTCTATGGGACCAATAGACCAAGTTTTGCCCAATATTACTGGCAATAGCAAAGAGGAAAGTCTAGTTCTCTagttctagtaaaaaaaaaaaccccaagagAAAGTAGATCGAAATGTGTGATTTTTAAGGTACTTGACCATGAAatctcataaaaatattttgttaaaaccACTATTAatcaaaaaaagttaaagaaatcaaaaattatatattcataaaatcaAATTGATCAGGGGGCCATATAGGCCACTAGACAAGTGTCTTCTGCCACTAAAAGAAATGAAATTGAACCAACAAGGGTCAATTGAATAGATTCACTAAACATATATCTGCTACCAAGAAAAAGATGAGTACTGTTTTCCCCAAAGCCAATTTAACAAATAGAGATTCGGGGAGAGAAGGTCAATTATTAACTCAACGTGTTTTGCAGATatggtctgcttcctcaggagatcaGTACAGACACCTTAATGGTATATATAGATGTAAGAATGATGGTAGTACCAGTAATGATGGTAAACAtccataaaaagtatatatagcgATCCTATTGACCCTGTTGGTTCAGTTTCTGAACATCTCATTTAGTGGCAGAAGACATTTGTCTAGTGGCCTATATGGCCCTTAGATAAATTTGATTTTATCAATATGTAATTTttagtttcttttccttttttgattaGTAGTAGTTTTAACAAAGTACTTTTATGGAATTTCATTGTCAAGTACCttaaaaatccaacatttcaGTCTACTTTCTCTTGGATGTTCTTTTATTACTCCAGACAGAGAACTAGACCTCCCTCATTGCTATTGCCAAAAATATTGGGCAAAAATTGGTCTACTACTGGTCCCatatatgaatatgtaatttttagtttagtttaacaAAGTACTTGTAAATAAAGCATGTCTTTTATGAAATTTCATTGTCAAGTACCTTAAAACTCCCACTTTTTGGTCTACTATATCCTTGAGGTTCTTTTCACTCCAGAGAACTAGACCTCCCTCTTTGCTATTGTTTTATTGGGGATGTGGTATATATGGATTTAAGTACCATATAGGGATTTTCCTTCCACTCTCAATATTTTTGGCATACTGTCCCCCAGCAGGAGCCTTTAAATAATGCCTTTAGATCGGggaggtggggggaggggggggggggggcagcacaAGCCTTTCCTGGGTATTAGTCCCTATGGGCCTTTTGCCAGATTAGAAGCAGGCGCTGTAAATAATTTAACTGACTGAGCAGCAGATATGTCATGAGGAGAACCCCTATGGAGCAAGGGGCTGGGTAGCAATCTCGCTGACCCCTATTTCTATGCTTCTACTGCTTTTAGTATGTCAATCTTATAAGGCTTCACAAAGTTTTAACACAAGAAAAATTATCAAAATTTTAGTCAAGTggctgtaatttttaaatttcattggCCAAAAATTCCCGTCACAATTTTGAAAATTTGGATCCTAACTCTACTTACTTTAGTCTACTTACTTTGTGAAATGAGGCTATGGTGTATCAGTggtacaggaaatgagggaaaaccCCTATCAAAAACTAAAAGAATATTCATACaatgtatttgaataaaaaacagGCAAATGATGAAAATTTAGTTTATTAACTCTAATAAGTGTATTAGAACTTCTCAGATAAACCAGACAGTATGACTTTTAAACagtcctatacaaaaaaaaaaaaaaagaaagagaacagaTATCTTGTTGTCCTTGGAATGTCTCAGTTACCAGTCACATTTCTAATGCCCTTGTTATTATATTCCTtcaacagtgtaaaaaaaagttatcctaGGAGCTGTATCAGCTGATGAGAATCTTGGACAGCAGGGAAGTTAAAGTGAGCCTGTcagttttttaagaaaattaccATTTTAAGCCTTCTGGTGTCCAGTGTAGGCAGGCACGCAGAGGGTGGGACAGGGTTGaggtttattaattttttatgtatacagtgCTATCACATTCTGTGGTTTTTCAAAGTGCATATTCTACATTCACATAAGTCTTTGCCCATGAGGCGCCTATATACTTCAATGTTCCATATACACATCAATCCCTGCTCTCAAGAAGTATATTCTATAACTTTCAATATATTTCCTGTGTTCAAGGCtggattttcttttattaatattattattattattattatacagtatttatatagcgccatcatattacgcatcgctgtacatagtcatgtcactaactgtccctcaaaggagctcacaatctaatgtccctaccatagtcatatgtcattaatgtagtctaaggtcaattgttagggagaagccaattaacctaactgcatgtttttgggatgtgggaggaaaccagagtacccggaggaaacccacgcagacacggggagaacctgcaaactccatgcagataatgtcctggctggggatcgaacctgggacctagtgctgcaaaggccggagtgctaacccctgagccaccgtgctgctttCTTCTAAGCCTTTGCAGGCTGGGACCATTGCTTTTAGTGCAACATTCTTGTCACTGGTAGCTTTTCAGCACAGGAAAACCTAACACAGTTTTTTCGATGCAGGATAAAGCTTAGCATTATGGAGTAGTTTACAAGTTAGGATACTTAATATAACTGCCATGGATGATAGGTTTACTGGAGTTTATCCTAATCATGGGCTTTCTTTTGCAATTTGCTCACTCCCCTAAAAGTCGTTTTagctgtattttgtgtttttcttctttatatatatatatcttctccagtttctTTCCTTGTAGGCAATCTAACAGAGTTCCTTGCCACCGGCTTCTCCAGCATGGAACAAATCTTAGTGAAGCTAAGAGAGATGCTGATGACATCAGCTTTCATTGCTAATCTTTACACTAGAAGTGCAGGTCATGTAGTTAAACAAACTTCAGGTGGTAGGTCAATGAAGCCCTGTACTCACTTTGGGGTAGAATTACCCTGGGCACAAGTTTGGGGTCATATGTTAAGTGTTAAAACTTGATACGagttatgcaatttttttgggaGAATAAAGGCTTTATTCCAAGTCCAAGAGTCTTCAATATTGTTTGGATTCACTAGACAAGTAAGAATTTAAACAGTTTACCCATTAAAGGAGCTGTACATGGTACCTTCAAATTTAACCATAACTGGCATCTTTACATTAGTGGGGAATTCAGCCTGGGGACTGGGAAGGTTCTACCAGTATGTTATTGGACTGTGgaaggaaaccaacacaaacattgGGAAGACATACAGTATGGTGCTCCAAATGGAACTCACCAGAGCAAAGGGTTGTTAAACTCACAGGTTCCCTATAGTTTTCTTTGAATTTGAGCAACGAACTTTATGGACAGCAGTCAGAATGGTTTAACTCGATACTCGATGGTTTAACTAACGATCATGTGTATGGATGTAGAAGGTTTACTTTGGCTACCACTTGTTTGCACCCAGTGATGGAGTATTGCTTGTCTTCTGCAGTGTAATATTTTAACTGTCCCGTCAAGATTTCAATATTGTTATTGTCTGGGTAAAACCCTTCCCTCAACAGCTCATCCAAAAAGCAATGGGCAATGTGGCTTTTTTCCAATAAAGTAAAAGGGACAATTTCAGCAATATCCCAAATTCCATGGTGATTCTTTAAAGATGATTGAATGATGCTTTGCAGTTCTTGCTGCATGTCCAGAACATTGCTGGATGAGTTTTGCAGGATAAACTTGGtcacttcttttcctccaatgTTGCTAATTAAGATGTAGATGGCATTGAGAAACTCATTGTTTTGGTTTAGATAGAAGTAACTTTGCaacatgtctaaaagcggtaggGGCATATGCTCCAATTCATCAAATATAAAAACAGGGATTTTTTCCTCAATTTCTGCCCTGGTCACCATGTCTGAAATCAAGGTAATCATATTGTTCTTACAAGCTTCAATATCGCTATCTTTTGGACAGTTGTGCATGACATAATATTGCATAACAAAATCATTGTCCATGACTGAACGAAAATGTCTGGCCAATATCCGTCCCATATGGCTCTTGCCGACACCGCTAGGACCATTCATCGAGATCACCAATGGCTTATTATGACAATGAGTTGCCAGATAGTCCTTCAAGAGGTCTATTATACCATCAATGGCAATCTTTTGTCCAAATATTTCCCTGTGCATTGTCTTTTCAAGTCCATCCAATTCATATTTTAACACATTGTCATCCAAGTTCTCAATAGCATTCAGGATTTGGAAGCAAATGATCCCAACTAACAGTATTAGGCACCgctttgctttgcttttctgttctactggtaaatattttttggagtttCCTGGGTAAAGTACAACTCTGGACTTCCTACGTTTTTTTTTACGCTTTAGATTACTAATGGAAACCTGCTCCAAGGTTGGAgtgtcaaatttaaaaaacttaGGGGTGTCAAAGCTGGTGGTCCTATAGACAGACTGCTCAGTAGACAGCTGCCGACGAAAAAGACAGGATTTGGTATTGTCCAAGGGCCGCCTACCAGAGAGATCTAAAGTAAGATGGCTGGTTTTAAACTTTCTGATCCTTCTACGTATCCGAATGGCGGCACGAATAGGAGTGACCAGTGAGATTTTGTGTTCTGCAGCTGGGGCCTCTGGGAGGGGTTCCATGTTATCCATTTTTTCTGCTTGTCAAAAATAAAAGGGCTGGAtgttctgcaatacaaaaaaggatttatttgaaaaaaactgtagtacaatattttgatttttattgtggtttaaataaacataatttgatATAGATTAGCATATCCCCCTTTACtctttaggattaaaaaaaatcctcttccCTATATTTCACAAAGGTGGCAATTATCCTATTGTCTTTGCAAACTACATATATGCAGTGATACAATCAAACATTTATCCATCTTGCATATCATTAAAAATGACTTATGCCTCCTAAATTATTGTATTCTtgtatccaaatttttttttaatttttattttgaacagaaTGGTTAGAACCTTTGTCAACGATATAGTTTTTTCTAATATCATTTTTGTGGCAGGGGGGCTACTTTTCACTTCCTTTCCCAAAGGCACAATGGAAGTTAGAGAAATCATCTTTTAGGCAGTTGTCACTTGAACAGCTGTCCCAATTGGAAGGTTTCACATTCAGCAGGAACATAAACAGTATTTCTTTCAAATTCACCAAAGAACAGTTGCTGAGATCAACTGTGCAAAAACTAACACATGGTCATTTGCACTAATGATGTGTGCTTTGCACAAGTAAAGAATTGTCCCATAACTTTGACgatactatattttatttgttgatgcTTCCAGGAGTTGAGGTAATATTTATGTCAGAATATTTTAGTCAGAAACAGTTATTTCACTAAACATGCATTGCAAACGATATCTCAATTCTGCAGAAACAGGAAGGAATGCTTTGCCACATGTCTACATTCGAGACAAGAGGAGCCATTACCGCAACTGACaagttttattttgcaatagGAGGAACAGAAGTTAACAATGTCCTCTAAGAGCATCAACTTCAATTGGGTGACACCATTcttattttctgttaaaaaagagGACAGCTTCACAGCAACTAGCTGGATAAATTTAGTGCTGGTTGCATACCTAAATTCAGCTAAATGAACTAATGAGCTAAATGAAACAACCTATTTTGTTCTCTACTGGTCACCTTGGGAACTAGCAAGTCTAAAACTACATAAAtaagttcaaaaaaatattttgtgattgtttctagtgGCACTAAAATGATTATATTGTGCACATAATGCTGTTCACTTGTATAGGAGGGGGTGAActggaggcaccctgctgtgccctcctctataggaaatgacagtggtcacGTCTGTATTCTtgtatccaaattttttttttaatttttattttttatctctatCCAATCAATTAGAATATTAAACACTTGTAGATGATCATAAGGTCTGATTTGAATCAATTGAACATAATATCAATTGAAAATACCATCCAGAGAAGATCACATTGAGCGATGACTGATATTTATTAGTGTGCCGCTTTGTAATATTTCCAatggtgttttttctttaaaagtcacTTGGGGTGATGTTTCCTGTAATTGGTACATTGCAAGCCACAATGgtgtttatttattgcagcagaccataaaaatagtatttttacagaagcaactttcattaaaatacatttctcaattaTTAGTGGTACTTATTTTATTAGGGTCTTGTTTAGACTTTTCATGGTATGAAGGACTATTGTGTCTTCCAACTGgagctcctgtgttgtcactctgtTAAATGTATCCCTGGTGGAGGTTTAAAGCAGCTGTGCCAACATACAATGTCACTTTTAGAAAGCCAGAGCAACGTATTTAAAGAGACcttgtttattttaacaaaaatcttcTAGTTTATTGAATTTTTTGCATGGTATTTTTCTGTTAAAGCCTGTCTTAAGTAGACATCATTATACTGCAGCTGGGTTCTGCAATCTTGAATGTGAAAGCATCAGCATCAGCTGACATTTGGGTGATATTCTATATTATTACACTCCATTTCACTCTCAAATAAGTCAAAATGCTCTCATTGGTCCccactctacaaaaaaaatatttagcatttgcattgcattgaacACTCACTGCATCCAAGGCACTCTAGTTATACATTGTGTTGCCATTTAATACATTACAACACATTCCAGTAATAAGCATGCACACATTTCACCAATGTGACTGCATGAATGAGACCTAACCCCCAGAAGTCATATGAAGCTTTTGatatctttataaaaaacaaaaatacatttttacacattttaacttGTAAATGTACCTTTCTATGAGCACCTAATGTGATTTAAGATTTAGCTGCTGTTGCTTATTCTTcagatctaaaaaaataaattaaaacagtaaaatgcaCATTGGTTTTGTGTCCCAGTTTGGAAAGACTCAAAAT is drawn from Pyxicephalus adspersus chromosome Z, UCB_Pads_2.0, whole genome shotgun sequence and contains these coding sequences:
- the TOR4A gene encoding torsin-4A; translated protein: MDNMEPLPEAPAAEHKISLVTPIRAAIRIRRRIRKFKTSHLTLDLSGRRPLDNTKSCLFRRQLSTEQSVYRTTSFDTPKFFKFDTPTLEQVSISNLKRKKKRRKSRVVLYPGNSKKYLPVEQKSKAKRCLILLVGIICFQILNAIENLDDNVLKYELDGLEKTMHREIFGQKIAIDGIIDLLKDYLATHCHNKPLVISMNGPSGVGKSHMGRILARHFRSVMDNDFVMQYYVMHNCPKDSDIEACKNNMITLISDMVTRAEIEEKIPVFIFDELEHMPLPLLDMLQSYFYLNQNNEFLNAIYILISNIGGKEVTKFILQNSSSNVLDMQQELQSIIQSSLKNHHGIWDIAEIVPFTLLEKSHIAHCFLDELLREGFYPDNNNIEILTGQLKYYTAEDKQYSITGCKQVVAKVNLLHPYT